Proteins encoded by one window of Nocardia goodfellowii:
- a CDS encoding ABC transporter substrate-binding protein, translated as MATATLSGCSDRVSESADATTGRAGSIQVVDQRGKPVTIDGAVDKIAFAVIPAPSIFAAVDRSYDRIVGINQSTLVANKGGMFSTIFPASANSKVIAGSNFVPNIETLLQLDPDVVVQWGDRGPDVIDPIENAGYPVVGLKYGTQEDLESWITLFADIAGKPERGKELVGWHHAEIAATRADVAAETTPRPRAMILSRTGEAYSTTSPKGYDGFQFDLVGADLVTKGFVSDAAQVTPEQILTWNPEVIMLSGFDESTPAEIYADPRLAGVSAVQNRRVYKTPLGAYRWQVSSIESPLMWQWMQEVLYPNTAGTDMRANIRTSFDNLFGYKISEQEIDQVLRLDLNANSANYDHFRG; from the coding sequence GTGGCAACCGCGACGCTGTCCGGATGCTCGGATCGAGTCTCGGAGTCCGCGGATGCGACCACGGGTCGTGCCGGATCCATCCAAGTGGTCGACCAGCGCGGCAAGCCGGTGACGATAGACGGTGCCGTAGACAAGATCGCGTTCGCGGTCATTCCGGCACCGTCGATCTTCGCGGCGGTCGATCGCAGCTACGACCGGATCGTCGGGATCAACCAGTCGACCCTGGTGGCGAACAAGGGCGGTATGTTCTCGACCATCTTCCCGGCCTCGGCGAACTCGAAGGTCATCGCCGGATCGAACTTCGTCCCCAATATCGAGACCCTGCTCCAACTCGACCCGGATGTCGTTGTGCAGTGGGGTGATCGAGGTCCCGACGTCATCGATCCGATCGAGAACGCCGGATACCCGGTGGTCGGTTTGAAGTACGGCACCCAGGAAGATCTGGAGAGCTGGATCACTCTCTTCGCCGATATCGCGGGCAAGCCCGAACGCGGCAAGGAGTTGGTCGGCTGGCATCACGCGGAAATCGCCGCGACGCGTGCCGATGTGGCCGCCGAAACGACACCGCGGCCCCGTGCCATGATCCTCTCGCGCACCGGCGAGGCCTATTCGACGACGAGCCCGAAGGGATACGACGGCTTCCAATTCGACTTGGTCGGAGCGGATCTCGTGACCAAGGGGTTCGTCTCCGACGCCGCTCAGGTCACTCCCGAGCAGATCCTCACCTGGAACCCCGAGGTGATCATGCTCAGCGGATTCGACGAAAGCACGCCCGCCGAAATCTATGCCGATCCCCGGCTCGCGGGAGTCAGCGCCGTGCAGAACCGGCGGGTGTACAAGACGCCCCTCGGCGCGTACCGCTGGCAGGTGTCCAGCATCGAATCGCCGCTGATGTGGCAGTGGATGCAGGAGGTGCTCTACCCGAACACCGCGGGCACCGACATGCGCGCGAACATTCGGACAAGTTTCGACAATCTGTTCGGTTACAAGATCTCCGAGCAGGAGATCGATCAGGTGCTGCGGCTCGATCTCAACGCGAATTCTGCGAACTATGACCATTTCCGCGGCTGA
- a CDS encoding ATP-binding protein produces MTPLPTELRDLVLHTVIATPRHRAQPKDTTREVEIESQVRAQLFAALTAAHAHLSVTEDSAAVAVAWERSPETGTLRVLVGGSPATPFAVSSDRPGGGVSLSYPPGTHAAEVGVDATLSTWSQLSWTRCLGSQDPLWIPGAANDRSNAPRRGGFEDYVAHLRDAFVWLVVAQPVSAGELRREFERLQRQLPVLRLKENSEAGRIAVARSESRFRELTRAEPAGLWNVRVLVGATDAANSRCAAALLCSAADLHEHPYVLRPESVSARLADAWLPAVDGELGSPFLATSELLAALARPPRREIAGIRVYEPATFDLTPEQDGELHLGEVLDDADQTGVPLRVRLDTINRHTFVAGATGSGKSQTVRHLLEGLHAGGVPWLVIEPAKAEYAGMAGRIDGAVTVLRPGDPDAEPVGMNPLRPEPGFPLQTHIDLVRALFLAAFDAHEPFPQVLAKALTRCYTDLGWNTVLGESEVAGYVPKYPDLGDLHTTALEVVEAIGYSREITDNVRGFVDVRISALRLGTPGVFFEGRYPIDVGDLLSRNVILEIENVGNDQDKAFFIGVVLIRLYEHLWTRNKNGGGAAGLAHVTVVEEAHRLLKKAEPGTPAAQGVEMFAGLLAEVRAYGEGIVVAEQIPNKITPDVVKNTALKIVHRLPAKDDREVVGGAMNLDEEQSRHVVSLPPGRAAVFADGMDRPIRVLIPTREADESRARVTREIGVLGNHAQLLTLREIQAARRVSNEPRFALWVELHTVAHLTGFAVPQPDPGWIAGLVEAIPPPRWQEALRNRFEHAVRDRYIGIAADYQPESLTEHLIESATAIAEFGECPCRERDDEYRWQAGQYRWYDIYRQLADAVDTDARHPLTARWAERGIDLTAGSTIAEQRGILAADRVWWSPPVSTVVGSGTDTTIEVLVAQLSNETGLQRRFAAATSHLAQISWAAAVLGFYTRDDGTDDKEN; encoded by the coding sequence ATGACGCCGCTGCCGACTGAGCTGCGAGACCTGGTCCTGCACACTGTGATCGCCACGCCACGCCATCGCGCGCAACCGAAGGACACCACCCGGGAAGTCGAGATCGAAAGTCAGGTCCGCGCGCAGCTGTTCGCCGCGCTCACGGCCGCACATGCCCACCTGTCAGTAACCGAAGACAGTGCCGCCGTCGCGGTCGCGTGGGAGCGGTCTCCCGAGACCGGGACGCTGCGCGTGCTGGTCGGCGGAAGTCCGGCAACACCTTTTGCGGTGTCCTCCGATCGTCCGGGCGGTGGGGTGTCGCTGTCTTACCCGCCCGGCACGCACGCGGCGGAGGTCGGTGTCGATGCCACGCTCTCCACCTGGTCGCAGCTGAGCTGGACCAGGTGTCTGGGCAGCCAGGATCCGCTGTGGATTCCCGGCGCCGCCAACGACCGCTCGAACGCCCCGCGCCGGGGCGGGTTCGAAGACTATGTCGCCCATCTAAGGGATGCGTTCGTGTGGCTCGTTGTCGCACAGCCGGTTTCGGCGGGGGAGTTGCGCCGCGAATTCGAGCGGCTGCAGCGGCAGCTGCCGGTGCTGCGGTTGAAGGAGAACTCTGAAGCGGGACGAATCGCGGTAGCGCGCAGCGAATCCCGATTCCGGGAGCTGACCAGGGCCGAGCCTGCCGGGCTGTGGAACGTGCGGGTTCTCGTCGGCGCGACGGATGCCGCGAACTCCCGGTGCGCCGCGGCGTTGCTATGCAGTGCGGCCGACCTGCACGAGCACCCGTATGTGCTGCGACCCGAATCCGTGTCGGCGAGACTGGCCGACGCCTGGCTGCCGGCGGTGGACGGAGAACTCGGCTCACCGTTCCTGGCTACGAGCGAACTCCTCGCCGCGTTGGCCAGGCCGCCGCGTCGCGAGATCGCGGGTATCCGGGTGTACGAACCCGCGACGTTCGATCTGACGCCCGAGCAGGACGGCGAGCTACACCTCGGCGAGGTACTCGATGACGCCGACCAGACCGGTGTGCCGTTGCGGGTTCGGCTCGACACGATCAATCGGCACACCTTCGTGGCGGGGGCGACGGGATCGGGCAAGTCGCAAACCGTACGGCATCTGCTGGAGGGGCTGCACGCCGGTGGAGTTCCCTGGCTCGTCATCGAGCCGGCCAAGGCCGAATACGCCGGTATGGCGGGACGGATCGACGGAGCCGTGACCGTACTGCGGCCCGGTGACCCCGACGCGGAACCGGTCGGAATGAATCCGTTGCGGCCCGAGCCCGGATTTCCGCTGCAGACCCACATCGATCTGGTGCGGGCGCTGTTCCTCGCGGCGTTCGACGCGCACGAGCCGTTCCCGCAAGTGCTCGCGAAGGCATTGACGCGCTGCTACACCGATCTGGGCTGGAACACGGTCCTCGGCGAATCGGAGGTCGCCGGTTACGTGCCGAAATACCCGGATCTCGGCGACTTGCACACCACCGCCCTCGAAGTAGTCGAAGCGATCGGCTACAGCCGGGAGATCACCGACAACGTGCGCGGGTTCGTCGACGTCCGGATCAGTGCGCTGCGGCTCGGGACACCCGGAGTGTTCTTCGAGGGAAGATATCCGATCGATGTCGGAGATCTCTTGTCGCGCAACGTCATCCTCGAAATCGAGAATGTCGGCAACGATCAGGACAAGGCCTTCTTCATCGGCGTCGTGCTGATTCGGCTCTACGAACACCTCTGGACCCGAAACAAGAACGGGGGAGGCGCGGCAGGCCTCGCGCATGTCACTGTCGTCGAAGAGGCGCACCGGCTGCTGAAGAAGGCCGAGCCAGGGACGCCCGCCGCCCAGGGCGTCGAAATGTTCGCCGGGCTGCTGGCGGAAGTGCGTGCCTACGGCGAGGGCATCGTCGTGGCCGAGCAGATCCCGAACAAGATCACACCTGATGTCGTCAAGAACACCGCTTTGAAGATCGTGCACCGGCTGCCCGCCAAGGATGATCGCGAGGTCGTCGGCGGTGCGATGAATCTCGACGAGGAACAGTCACGGCACGTGGTGTCCCTGCCGCCCGGTCGCGCCGCTGTTTTCGCGGACGGGATGGACCGGCCCATCCGGGTGCTGATTCCGACCCGGGAAGCCGACGAGTCGCGTGCCCGCGTGACCCGCGAAATCGGAGTGCTCGGCAACCACGCACAGCTGCTGACCCTGCGGGAGATCCAAGCGGCACGGCGGGTGTCGAACGAGCCGCGCTTCGCGCTCTGGGTGGAGTTGCACACGGTCGCGCATCTCACGGGTTTCGCAGTGCCGCAACCGGACCCGGGGTGGATCGCGGGTCTGGTCGAAGCGATCCCGCCACCTCGGTGGCAAGAGGCCCTCCGCAACCGGTTCGAGCACGCGGTGCGCGACCGCTACATCGGGATCGCGGCCGACTACCAACCGGAATCGCTGACCGAGCATCTGATCGAATCCGCAACGGCCATAGCCGAATTCGGCGAGTGTCCGTGCCGGGAGCGAGACGACGAATACCGATGGCAGGCCGGTCAGTATCGGTGGTACGACATCTATCGGCAGCTCGCGGACGCTGTCGACACCGATGCCCGCCATCCGCTCACCGCGCGCTGGGCCGAACGCGGTATCGATCTGACGGCCGGGTCCACGATCGCCGAGCAGCGCGGGATTCTCGCGGCTGATCGAGTCTGGTGGAGCCCGCCGGTCAGCACCGTCGTCGGCAGCGGTACCGACACCACCATCGAGGTCCTCGTCGCCCAGCTCAGCAACGAGACCGGACTCCAGCGCCGCTTCGCCGCCGCCACCAGCCACCTCGCCCAGATCAGCTGGGCAGCAGCCGTTCTCGGCTTTTATACCCGGGACGACGGAACCGACGATAAGGAGAACTGA
- a CDS encoding iron chaperone, producing MATASKSGGQGKKASSEGFSELERSAVKERAAELRAQARRGRGKDKAAADEAEVLAKIAQMPESDRALAERVHAIVTAAAPELAPKLYYGQPAYARNGKVVCFFRSGEADKERYSTFGFSVEANLDEASGLWPTSYALTELTEDAWKALADLVRQAVS from the coding sequence ATGGCTACGGCATCGAAGTCCGGCGGACAGGGCAAGAAAGCTTCTTCGGAGGGATTCTCGGAGCTGGAACGCTCGGCGGTGAAGGAACGGGCCGCGGAGTTGAGGGCGCAGGCGCGGCGTGGTCGTGGCAAGGACAAGGCGGCGGCGGACGAAGCGGAGGTACTGGCGAAGATCGCTCAGATGCCGGAGTCGGATCGTGCGCTGGCTGAACGCGTGCATGCGATCGTGACCGCCGCAGCTCCAGAGCTCGCTCCGAAACTGTATTACGGGCAACCTGCCTATGCCCGAAATGGAAAGGTGGTGTGCTTCTTTCGCAGTGGCGAAGCGGACAAGGAGCGGTACTCGACGTTCGGGTTCAGCGTGGAGGCGAACCTCGACGAAGCGAGCGGCCTGTGGCCGACCTCGTATGCCCTGACAGAACTGACCGAGGACGCCTGGAAGGCGCTCGCCGACCTGGTCCGGCAGGCCGTGAGCTGA
- a CDS encoding MerR family transcriptional regulator, protein MNGLSIGDVSRATGLGVHALRFFEREELFLRPIPRTAGGQRIYSSADVEWLLLCNRLRDSGMPIATVKRFAELVRSGPGNERERLALLADHEKTVQDKITELTASLEIIHNKVVAYRRHVEEGTAAGLWSPTPHAD, encoded by the coding sequence ATGAATGGTCTTTCCATCGGAGACGTCTCGAGAGCAACCGGGCTCGGTGTCCACGCATTACGTTTCTTCGAGCGCGAGGAGCTCTTCCTGCGCCCCATCCCCCGCACGGCGGGCGGGCAGCGGATCTACAGCTCGGCGGATGTCGAGTGGCTCCTGCTGTGCAACCGGCTGCGCGACTCCGGCATGCCCATCGCCACTGTGAAGAGGTTCGCTGAACTTGTGCGGTCGGGGCCGGGCAACGAGCGCGAGCGGCTCGCACTTTTGGCGGACCACGAAAAGACCGTCCAAGACAAGATCACAGAACTGACGGCAAGTCTGGAGATCATCCACAACAAGGTCGTCGCTTACCGAAGGCACGTCGAGGAGGGGACTGCGGCTGGGCTCTGGTCTCCAACGCCGCACGCTGACTGA
- a CDS encoding CPBP family intramembrane glutamic endopeptidase, translating to MTATMPTTGWLLGPGEPRRSESVPGGVEYHRVLAGAKRRIGRGILAIVLLAAGFILFPTVIGRALGLIDMQMGNTPPILGGTDYTPLYHAGSLIALALLIPWSMLIQRWLYGVPGASLHSVTSRFRFDLFGKALIVFGPAWVLVNVIGFFAPSTEAPWSRMDLIGILVGTLLLTPLQTTGEEYGVRGLLFRVVGSWTRSSRAGLVAGVLVSSALFTAAHGSTDPYINIWYFVLWTCLAIITWRTGGLEIAVVLHAVLNTVAFLGAPLMRIDFGAELADRSAGAGSATQLIPSLGVTVITAIVWWCTRETGPALTPPTEGDSGR from the coding sequence ATGACAGCGACGATGCCCACCACGGGGTGGCTCCTCGGTCCCGGCGAACCGCGCCGCTCGGAATCCGTTCCCGGTGGGGTGGAGTACCACCGAGTCCTCGCAGGGGCCAAGCGCCGCATCGGTCGCGGCATTCTCGCGATCGTGCTCCTGGCAGCCGGATTCATTCTTTTTCCCACCGTCATCGGCCGGGCGCTCGGACTCATCGACATGCAGATGGGAAACACGCCGCCCATCCTCGGCGGCACGGACTACACCCCCCTCTACCACGCCGGGTCCCTGATCGCCCTCGCGCTGCTCATCCCGTGGAGCATGCTGATCCAACGCTGGCTCTACGGTGTCCCCGGCGCCTCACTGCATTCGGTGACCTCCCGGTTCCGGTTCGATCTATTCGGCAAGGCGCTCATCGTGTTCGGCCCGGCCTGGGTACTGGTCAATGTGATCGGGTTCTTCGCTCCGAGCACCGAGGCGCCTTGGTCTCGCATGGACCTCATCGGCATTCTCGTCGGCACCCTCCTGCTCACACCCCTCCAGACGACGGGCGAGGAATACGGCGTTCGCGGACTACTCTTCCGGGTCGTCGGCAGCTGGACGCGCAGTTCCCGGGCCGGGCTGGTCGCCGGAGTTCTGGTCTCGAGCGCACTGTTCACCGCCGCGCACGGGTCCACCGACCCTTACATCAATATCTGGTACTTCGTGCTGTGGACGTGCCTGGCGATCATCACCTGGCGGACCGGTGGCTTGGAGATCGCGGTCGTCCTGCACGCCGTCCTGAATACGGTCGCGTTCCTCGGTGCACCGCTGATGCGCATCGACTTCGGCGCGGAGCTCGCCGACCGCTCCGCCGGAGCCGGCTCCGCCACCCAGCTCATCCCGAGCCTCGGCGTCACCGTCATCACCGCGATTGTCTGGTGGTGCACCCGCGAGACGGGTCCCGCGCTCACCCCGCCTACCGAAGGCGATTCAGGGCGCTGA
- a CDS encoding outer membrane protein assembly factor BamB family protein, whose translation MGWNQAIVRDGKQIRPFGMLGVWAITLVAGAVVMMFVSAIVDWVLLADFEQSWKQPGGTRTEWQSYTWAGIASAIMQLGAGVTVITWLWRARRNSEAMCAARHRRSVGWVIGGWFCPVVNVWFPHTIMSDVWRASDPRTAPDALDLRGRRTGGWVTAWWLFLLIGWALGFVALVLSLPATRTETTAGYVIYGFAPVGGFGLIAVEFIRAGVLAVAAFCLGAVIIQVQRWQHARAAQQPKALGTETPPAQPISLPTGSPVDASPAGPRTLPLRAADPSTIGPYTLIGRLGSDARGDTYLGYATGTGNVVVQTVHSDRDISDRAELARVFAAARTVHSDFVPTVLDADAEAPRPWIATEYITGPSLRELVTEQGPLPLPAVENIAIGIAQALIAIHGAGLTHGAITPESVTIAETGPRVNDFSLPTPHPAPSAFTSPEQLTGEPGGPASDVFATGAVLSYALTGRPPFGDANAAALLHRITTQQPDLTGIPETRLRFVTTGCLAGHPDARLTPEQILRQLEATSMYGQALAPSFRAPAEVADVLPNSPHPSSGPTSLGRRTVLAKGLIGGLLGTGALVGGGYAAVKLLAGADETPKTQAKPLPGQILWQSKIRPHTTSDGSPPIVADGRVFLCGQDNRLHALDAATGAVRWSVDIGTKLAGRQSQVLVLADGTVVVNGESALIGFDAATGARRWATGAAKGTNNLCATNDPPYIYAEGPRPGFEVVALDAASGTPRWTTRTDSGTPGSMYFTAGNGAIAAVQGDSLFVLDAASGAIRWRATVGDRSDYDPLERPSIAADTVVVAKLQQPQIQAFDLASGVPLWTLGKRGEFRADRGQYAVPDGDAIVLGGAPENYGGGGAPSTALESLDRRTGRKRWSKISGKGHLGAPFAADGTVFAVWRSQVHAFDAATGTLRWECQIGAALDGSALDETRWERDPAAASSSVAVADKRAYVYGGHGVYAIRV comes from the coding sequence ATGGGGTGGAACCAGGCAATCGTGCGCGACGGCAAGCAGATACGTCCCTTCGGGATGCTGGGGGTATGGGCGATCACTCTGGTCGCGGGGGCTGTGGTCATGATGTTCGTCAGCGCGATCGTCGACTGGGTACTGCTAGCGGATTTCGAGCAAAGCTGGAAGCAGCCGGGAGGGACGCGCACGGAGTGGCAGTCCTACACCTGGGCCGGAATCGCCTCGGCCATAATGCAACTCGGCGCAGGAGTCACCGTCATCACGTGGTTGTGGCGGGCGCGCCGCAATTCCGAGGCGATGTGCGCCGCGCGCCATCGGCGTTCCGTCGGCTGGGTGATCGGCGGCTGGTTCTGCCCGGTGGTCAATGTCTGGTTCCCGCACACGATCATGTCCGATGTGTGGCGCGCGAGTGACCCGCGTACAGCGCCGGACGCGTTGGATCTGCGCGGCCGTCGTACCGGCGGATGGGTAACCGCGTGGTGGTTGTTCTTGCTGATCGGATGGGCACTCGGGTTCGTCGCGTTGGTGTTGAGCCTCCCCGCGACGCGGACGGAAACGACCGCTGGTTACGTCATATACGGGTTCGCGCCGGTGGGCGGGTTCGGGCTGATAGCAGTGGAATTCATCCGGGCAGGTGTGCTCGCGGTCGCGGCATTCTGCCTCGGAGCAGTGATCATCCAGGTGCAACGCTGGCAGCACGCTCGGGCGGCGCAGCAACCGAAGGCACTGGGCACGGAAACACCCCCGGCACAACCGATTTCGCTGCCAACCGGTTCCCCGGTTGACGCATCCCCGGCCGGCCCGCGCACGCTGCCGTTGCGGGCTGCCGATCCGTCAACGATCGGGCCGTACACGCTGATCGGCCGGCTCGGTTCCGATGCACGTGGCGATACCTACCTGGGTTATGCCACTGGCACAGGGAATGTCGTAGTCCAGACGGTGCACTCGGACCGCGATATCAGCGACCGCGCCGAGCTCGCCCGTGTTTTCGCGGCCGCACGAACGGTGCACAGCGACTTCGTGCCGACAGTCCTGGACGCGGACGCAGAGGCTCCGCGGCCGTGGATAGCGACCGAATACATTACCGGCCCGTCGCTGCGCGAGCTGGTGACCGAACAGGGGCCACTGCCCCTACCGGCCGTCGAGAACATTGCCATCGGTATCGCGCAGGCCTTGATCGCCATCCATGGCGCGGGTCTGACGCACGGCGCCATCACCCCCGAGTCGGTGACCATCGCCGAAACCGGCCCTCGGGTAAACGATTTCAGTCTTCCCACGCCGCACCCCGCGCCGTCGGCGTTCACGTCGCCGGAACAACTCACCGGCGAACCGGGCGGACCGGCCTCCGACGTATTCGCCACGGGCGCTGTGCTTTCCTACGCCCTGACGGGGCGTCCCCCATTCGGCGACGCCAACGCTGCTGCCCTCCTGCACCGCATTACTACCCAGCAACCGGATCTCACCGGCATACCCGAAACCAGACTCCGCTTCGTCACCACCGGCTGCCTCGCGGGACATCCTGACGCTCGGCTTACGCCCGAACAGATACTCCGGCAGCTCGAAGCCACATCGATGTACGGACAGGCACTGGCCCCATCGTTCCGAGCGCCCGCCGAGGTCGCGGATGTCCTACCGAACTCGCCCCACCCGAGTTCGGGTCCCACTTCGCTGGGACGCAGAACCGTGCTCGCCAAAGGGCTGATCGGAGGCTTGCTCGGCACCGGCGCACTCGTCGGCGGCGGGTATGCCGCGGTAAAACTGCTGGCGGGTGCAGACGAAACGCCGAAGACCCAGGCCAAACCCCTACCTGGACAGATCCTTTGGCAATCCAAGATCCGTCCCCACACAACTAGTGACGGATCGCCGCCAATAGTCGCCGACGGACGCGTTTTCCTGTGCGGTCAGGACAACCGCCTGCACGCGCTCGACGCCGCAACCGGCGCAGTGCGATGGAGCGTCGACATCGGCACCAAGCTCGCCGGGCGCCAGTCACAGGTCCTTGTCCTCGCGGATGGCACCGTGGTCGTCAACGGCGAGAGTGCACTGATCGGATTCGACGCGGCCACTGGAGCGCGGCGATGGGCGACCGGAGCCGCCAAGGGCACCAACAACCTGTGCGCCACAAACGACCCGCCCTATATCTATGCGGAGGGGCCGCGGCCCGGCTTCGAAGTTGTCGCGCTCGACGCCGCGAGCGGTACCCCACGCTGGACGACTCGGACCGACAGTGGCACCCCCGGCTCCATGTACTTCACTGCCGGAAACGGTGCTATCGCAGCAGTCCAAGGCGATTCGCTCTTCGTCCTGGACGCCGCCAGTGGCGCCATACGGTGGCGGGCCACCGTGGGCGATCGGAGCGATTACGACCCCCTCGAGCGGCCATCCATCGCCGCTGACACCGTGGTGGTTGCCAAATTGCAGCAGCCGCAGATCCAGGCCTTCGATCTCGCCTCCGGTGTACCACTGTGGACTCTGGGCAAACGCGGCGAATTCCGTGCCGACCGCGGGCAATACGCCGTCCCGGATGGGGATGCGATCGTCTTGGGCGGTGCGCCGGAAAACTATGGTGGTGGCGGAGCTCCGAGCACAGCGCTGGAATCCCTCGACCGCAGAACCGGCCGGAAGCGATGGTCGAAAATCAGTGGCAAAGGGCACCTGGGGGCACCTTTCGCCGCAGACGGAACCGTATTCGCGGTGTGGAGATCCCAAGTCCACGCATTCGACGCGGCCACCGGCACACTCCGATGGGAATGCCAAATCGGTGCGGCCCTGGACGGTAGCGCCCTGGACGAAACCCGATGGGAACGCGACCCCGCCGCAGCAAGCAGTTCGGTCGCGGTCGCGGACAAGAGGGCCTATGTGTACGGCGGGCACGGCGTGTACGCGATCCGGGTATGA
- a CDS encoding oxidoreductase — protein sequence MAITQQHKIGSGFGASSTAVEVVADIDLTGKTALITGGYSGLGKEATKALVRAGAHVIVPARHPEVARAALRGIARTEVTELDLGNLDSIQTCSDRFLDTGRSIDIVINNAGVMAYPHQLIGPGWEAHFAINHLGHFALVNRLRPALARTGARVVSVASSGHFLTDIRWDDMHFSRGYDHWTAYGQSKTANALFATHLDALGAAAGLHAYAVHPGSILTPLQRNIPREEQIAQGWLTRDGRHAYGFKTAAQGAATAVWAATSPQLDQHGGAYCQDCDIAELADTDDMLIGGVKPWAVDPTSAARLWAVSSELTGLDSFS from the coding sequence ATGGCAATCACGCAGCAGCACAAGATCGGTTCCGGGTTCGGTGCCTCCAGCACGGCGGTCGAGGTCGTGGCCGACATCGATCTGACCGGTAAGACCGCTCTCATCACCGGCGGTTACTCGGGTCTCGGCAAAGAGGCCACCAAGGCACTGGTCCGCGCCGGAGCGCACGTCATCGTGCCCGCACGCCATCCGGAGGTAGCCCGAGCAGCATTGCGCGGCATCGCACGGACCGAAGTGACCGAGCTCGACCTGGGCAACCTCGACAGCATCCAGACCTGCAGCGACCGATTCCTCGACACCGGCCGCAGCATCGACATCGTGATCAACAACGCGGGCGTCATGGCCTACCCGCACCAGCTCATCGGTCCCGGCTGGGAAGCGCACTTCGCCATCAATCACCTCGGTCACTTCGCCCTGGTCAACCGGCTGCGCCCGGCCCTGGCTCGCACCGGAGCGCGCGTGGTTTCGGTCGCCTCGTCGGGACACTTCCTGACCGACATCCGCTGGGACGACATGCATTTCAGCCGCGGTTACGACCACTGGACCGCCTATGGGCAGTCCAAGACCGCCAACGCTTTGTTCGCCACCCATCTCGACGCACTCGGGGCGGCGGCCGGTCTGCATGCCTATGCGGTGCATCCGGGCAGTATCCTCACTCCGCTGCAACGAAACATTCCTCGCGAGGAACAGATCGCCCAGGGTTGGCTCACCCGAGACGGCCGCCACGCCTACGGTTTCAAAACCGCGGCGCAAGGTGCGGCGACAGCCGTATGGGCGGCGACCTCGCCACAGCTCGACCAACACGGCGGTGCCTATTGCCAGGACTGCGATATCGCCGAACTCGCCGACACCGACGACATGCTCATCGGCGGCGTAAAGCCGTGGGCTGTGGACCCCACCTCCGCGGCTCGCCTCTGGGCAGTGTCCAGTGAGCTCACTGGGCTGGACAGCTTCTCATAG
- a CDS encoding pentapeptide repeat-containing protein produces the protein MTTIATVVVAAGTVGALYFTNQSLRATNNQYGLSQQTAVTDRFRLAAEQLASEKINVRISGIYLLERLAKDSPNDHATVFAVIAAFVRTQAPATDCPTNPTAARPIDIATALTVIGRRETTNESTADKPDLDGTCLTHAGLDGANLRDAILNAANLRGAGLSGANLSNAGLIRANLSGANLRDADLSSAVLFGANLSGAHSSGADLSRAALIGANLRDADLRDANLSEAFLSGANLIHANLSGANLREADLSEILYDDSTLWPTGFTPPPSRMPR, from the coding sequence ATGACTACCATCGCCACCGTCGTCGTAGCGGCCGGCACTGTGGGTGCTCTCTACTTCACCAACCAGTCCCTGCGCGCGACCAACAACCAGTACGGACTTTCCCAGCAGACCGCGGTCACCGATCGCTTCCGCCTGGCCGCAGAACAATTGGCCTCGGAAAAGATTAACGTCCGGATTTCAGGCATCTACCTGCTCGAACGCCTCGCCAAAGACTCCCCGAACGACCACGCCACCGTGTTCGCGGTAATCGCGGCATTCGTTCGCACCCAGGCACCCGCAACCGACTGTCCGACAAATCCAACAGCAGCGAGGCCAATCGACATCGCAACGGCCCTGACCGTCATCGGCCGTCGAGAAACCACCAATGAGAGCACAGCAGACAAGCCAGACCTCGACGGAACCTGCCTCACGCACGCGGGCCTGGACGGGGCGAACCTGCGCGACGCGATCTTGAACGCGGCGAACCTTAGGGGGGCAGGCCTGAGCGGGGCGAACCTGAGCAACGCGGGCCTGATCAGAGCGAACCTCAGCGGGGCGAACCTGCGCGACGCGGACCTAAGCAGCGCGGTACTGTTCGGGGCGAACCTGAGCGGCGCGCACTCGAGCGGCGCGGACCTGAGTCGGGCGGCACTGATCGGGGCGAACTTGCGCGACGCGGACCTGCGTGACGCGAACCTGAGCGAGGCATTCTTGAGCGGGGCGAACCTGATCCACGCGAACCTGAGTGGGGCGAACCTGCGCGAAGCGGACCTGAGCGAGATTTTGTACGACGACTCGACCCTGTGGCCGACTGGTTTCACGCCGCCGCCCTCGCGGATGCCACGGTAG